One window of Luteolibacter sp. Y139 genomic DNA carries:
- a CDS encoding cyclophilin-like fold protein yields MKTISRALMSISLAVFAGVSSSCKGEEAKPETAANPISTVKIRLKIGSKTFDAKLEDNETAKAFVGMLPLTVKMSDLHRNEKFHRFASGLPTKDANPGMIHSGDLMIYNSSTLVLFYDSFRTSYSYTKLGKLDNPKGLSEALGSGDVSITFEKDS; encoded by the coding sequence ATGAAGACGATCAGTCGAGCACTAATGAGCATCAGCCTTGCGGTCTTCGCCGGAGTCTCCTCGTCCTGCAAAGGCGAGGAAGCTAAACCCGAAACCGCCGCCAACCCCATATCCACCGTGAAAATCCGCCTCAAAATTGGCAGCAAGACCTTCGATGCAAAACTTGAGGATAACGAAACGGCCAAGGCATTCGTGGGCATGCTGCCGCTTACCGTAAAAATGTCCGATCTCCACAGGAATGAAAAGTTTCACCGGTTCGCCAGCGGCCTTCCGACGAAGGATGCGAACCCCGGCATGATTCATTCCGGTGACCTGATGATCTACAATTCCAGCACCTTGGTTCTCTTTTACGACAGTTTCCGAACTTCCTACAGTTACACGAAGCTCGGAAAGCTCGACAATCCGAAAGGACTTTCCGAGGCACTTGGTTCTGGTGATGTCTCCATCACCTTCGAGAAAGATTCCTGA